The Lasioglossum baleicum chromosome 12, iyLasBale1, whole genome shotgun sequence genome segment GGGCTGTGGCTCCGTTAATTTGCAAGATTCTAGTCTAATTCTTTGAGAACATAATTTTCAGGATGTTAAgttgtttatttaaaaatatgcgaTATACAGCATGTGTTAAATATacgataaattataaattatgcttcacacgtacagtaaatatgggtcaaattgtatcttgtttggtgtcattttaatcagaaaaatgtcacaaatatattggtgaaatttCACATtagaaataagtaaaaaataaagaagtttcagtATTGCACTAGTATTGTCTCACCGATACTCTTCTTTTGTACCGATTTGtacgttcggcgcggtcgacgaagccacaaaaaaatagtgtcctattccgatctatgtcacaacacagaaccgagaaGTGACTTTGAATGGGACATTACTGTGTACTGGTAAAGCGAGGGATCTCAATTATTCGCGTTCCGTAGAAATCGGTGCAAATGGCGTCATACTTAATGTCTTGGTTTCTACGCAATTGAGGCTAAGCGTGAAAGGTGTGGGAAGGTCCGAATCGTATACGCGAGTCAAGCTTGGATAGTATGGGCCGGAGAGAGAACTTAAAAAGAATCCATCCAAGTATCCGGAGAGTTTTCCATACCGTTTCTAATCGCGCGTGTACGAGTATAATTATCTCGATCATGACatatcttattgttagttacAGGATAAGCCGTGATTTTAAGTAGAACTGGAGCCGCGATTCgaacgaaagaaaaatatatcgtCGCGGTACACATACGTGTAAAGATCTGATTCCCCGGTTTCTTTTTCGTACAAAGCTCGAAAGTAACTGTAGACTTAACTTTTGCGTTATTACGGTCACATGGAAATGGTGTGAGTcaaataaaagaagaattctGCATGTGAACGACAGTTCACGCTTAATTAGTTGATTACTGTTCCTCAATAGAGAAATGTAAGAAAAAGTAATAAATAACGATgtgatatttaataataacaatgTGAATTACATGACGTTTGTAGAAGTTGTCTGCTTGTGGATACGGAACACGCAATGAAAACAAAAGTCAGAGAGGAAAGGAAAGTTCAATGTTCTTTCTccacttctttttttttattaccatGATATTCTCTGAGGATAAGGTTCGTTGCTCCAATAAAATgttttgttaataaaaatatagaacTGTAAGAAATTCACTGTCAATGCAGTGATCGTTTCCATGATAATTTGCCATTTCTTTGGTTCTTGGATTAGCAATCGATAAAGAACGTATGGAATAATGAAGTAACGTGGTTCTACGAGTAGCTGAGGAATCAGGACCACGGATATCATGAAAGTATAGTTGATTTGCGTAGCGAACCTCAAATGATTGATTCTATGAAACATAGTGTACAGGGTAAATGAATAAACGGGTATTAATAGATATTTGAACGACGCGTATCTCCCCATTAGTCTATTCCAAAAGTAAAATATGTAATGCCTATTGTCGGCTAACATGTATGGGTGAACGAGAGTATTAAAGTGGATCACTACCGTTAAGAAACCCAAAAGGCAGCAGTGAAGAATCCACCGTGTTCTAAGAAAGTTTCCGTAGGACTTCCAATGAGTAATTGTGTAAGGCCACAGAAAGCAAGAAATAAAAGCAGAAAAATAGAATAATTGAGGAAGATGAATAGTGGGAACGTGGGCTGCGCGATCTCCGACCACTATACCCTTATTCCAGATAACGAATAGAAGAAACACCGAACATACTGTTGCATATGGTAGCAACTGTACAAGAATTTCGATAATAAATTTGCAAAACGATACCCATCCACGAGATGTTTCTTCAGTTATCTTTTTCCATTGTTTCTAAAAATGACATAACAAAATATAAGAGGagatattataatttcattctatttcTCATCGAATTACTACTCACTTTTAAATAGGTAAAAGAACTGTACTCTTGGCTTGTTATCGACTTGGGATTTTTACGTTCTATCACATCGAACGCAAGCTCCAGGCTAACAAATGCGACCCAGATAATGTTTGTTTGGCGAATTAGTATGGACAACAGACCTGTGCATTacgaattataattttaattttttcaattgtaccgCATTCTGTTCTACCGCTCTTCTGGTACATACCTATGGCTGCTgccattttaaattttttgtgtaaatgCAACAGTAACATTAATAATATCGCGTTGACTGACACAACGTCTGTGTAATATAGAAAGTGCCAGAAGAACAAAGGTGGAAAGAGCATAATGTTACAAGCCACCAGGAGTTGATTCCAGCTGTTCCATCGTTTTGCATGACGAATTATCGAAATATGTTTGGTTATGTTGTAAACGAGACAGAAATTGACAAACGTTCCAAGTAAATTTATGCATCTCATGTAAAATACATTACAAAGATTGAAAGGTGATAGTATCAGAGTTGCGAGTAAATACAACCCAGGTAAGGTGGTAATTTTAGGATcccactgaaaataatatgtatgTCTTTCAAATATCATTTATTTCAGAGTATACACGACACGTCGTTCTCTaatcgaaattataaaaaaaagatatTCTTTTTGTCCTATCCAATCTTCGGATTGTGTTACgatgttgcaaaatatgaaaaacgTAAAGAAATTGGAAACCGAAACATACCTGTGTAAAATTGCCGGCGCAATACTGCAATGTCTGAGGTACGTGGAATACCTCGTCAATGAAATAATACGGTTGCACATGAttcaaataaagaaataatattacGATGCACGAGAACAATAGGAAAATCGTAAACTGCTGTACAACTTGAGACTCGATTTTCACGGGAACTCCCATGGTGTTTCGACTAACGAAAATAATAAACAGCTGAAGCTATACGCTGTCGGGACAATGATAACGAAAAACATCGATAGACGCGTAACGCATCGTAGATCAATCAATTTCACTCAAGCGATGAAATCAACCTGCTTATTCGTTTTAATCGTACGCAGATATCGATTGTGCGGTTCAATTTTTGCAATTACTTTCAATCGCACCAAAACAGTATCTTTGGAAGCACGTGTGGCCATTCAATATCGAACACTTTTCGAGTTTACGATTGTGACGTGACGTTGTCAGTTGTCAGAACTACGCTTGCGCGTTCGCACTCAGTGTTGTGAACTGGTActggaaaactcgcgcatgcgcggcaaatCCAGGAACGTATATGTGCGTTCTACAGTCTGAAGCTTGTGGGGCAAGTTGGGGCGAACTGTTATTGCCGGGAAACTGGAcgcaattagaatatatttatatattatatgcacatacacacacacatcaAATTTTAACATAACATACGCATGTTAAACGTTCATATTTGAGAATCGAAAAATAAAAGGTTTTGCGAAGCTATGCGGGGGACCAAGGTGCCCGAATTTGTACTTCAGTGACGctagaatcgtcgcgcatgcgcgagttttcctgTACCAGTTCACAACACTGGTTGGTGGAGAACTATCGAAGTACTATCGATGGTTATCGATAGTTCCTCTGGGAAACAGTGGAAACAGAAGGCcgccgacggcatttcgtcggtgaagaactgaagaagaccactgaggagattctcgtcgcgacgcATCGGTGAGAAggcgaattattacgaaaccatatcgattattattaaatgttacattctccgccatatttcagacaatgttttggcactatttgaTACTATTTTCGTCagtggtagaacttttagcgatgtggtattgtaggtcactgtaagttccacgttatccccgcgcccagtCGCGCCCGGTTACTGGCATCGCTGAATAAcactggcagtctttaatagtatctagTCTGTGCTTCAGGCACTGAATCACTCTGTTCGCCGCGGTCTGCGAATGATTCCCGTCGCGCGTGTCTCCATTAAAATTTACGTTCGACATCGACATCTAGATCACAATCGAGATCGAACCTTTACCAAATAGGAGCATCAGATTAACAGCTTATTCAAGTCGACGATGTTCGTATCTCTGTACATAGTCATGTTGAGAGGCCTAGGCGCGCGGAGTAATTTCTTCTTCTTGACATCCTGCGTGCCCCACACGAAAATCTTCGTGCATTCGTCGGCCAGGAATTCAACTTCCACCGGCTCGAACGGCGCCAGACTCTTCAGAAATCCGTTCGCCACAAAGCGGGTGTATGGTATGATGGCATTCGGCCTCTGCCGAAGAAAATCTATGTTCACCGCGTACCCTGCATTATCCACTGCGAATTTTTGGGCAAGTGCCTCTTCGTGGTGAAAACCCATGAACTCCCCATCCTCGAGGATCGGTGTGCGCAGACCGTAACTTGTGAGGGGACGACCCACGGGAAACATCGACACCCTCTGCGTGCGACGGATCTGAAACGAGTGTTGGTTTTACTATTAATTACGTGTAACGCGTCGAGGATGCTAAGAAACAAACTGTTTCATATACAGTAGAATACAGCTGTCACTACTTTTATGAATTTGGCGACACTGATATCTACTATAAAGGCTTGCACCCGGAAGCCTTAAACGTGAGAAATGTATAATGCCGAGCCTTGACAAGCCTGAAATCACTCGCATACGATATACATACCTCGTCGAAGAGCCGCATGTCGTAGAAATTGTCGTCGTCTGCAAAATACAACACCCCCTCGGTCGCGTTCGCCCTGATCCATTCTATGCCGCGGTTCCGGTTCGACACGCCTCGCAGTAATTTGGCCCGCGAGTACCTGTACACATCGGGCATCGGGGCTAGAACATGCAAGAGTTGGAATCTGAATCATAAAAATCCATTTGCACACTACTTTCTACTTTTCGTATTCGATCCGGATCTAACCCTGACCTAACGTTGCAATGGAAAATCGCAACGGAATCTCCGAGACTCGAATTCGAAGAAAAACAACCTCAAGTAATATCCTAGTCCGAGAAACTGTCCCGAGTGTTTTCAATGTGATTATTATTTACCGGTCATATAATGGTACTCCAAGCCTGTCCGTTCTAAGTATTCAATAACTAGGCTGTCTTCTTCTGTGGCATCATCGATCACGAGCCAGTGAATGTTCTCGACATGCAACAGCGAGTGAGCCACATTGATCAG includes the following:
- the Alg10 gene encoding alpha-1,2-glucosyltransferase Alg10 produces the protein MGVPVKIESQVVQQFTIFLLFSCIVILFLYLNHVQPYYFIDEVFHVPQTLQYCAGNFTQWDPKITTLPGLYLLATLILSPFNLCNVFYMRCINLLGTFVNFCLVYNITKHISIIRHAKRWNSWNQLLVACNIMLFPPLFFWHFLYYTDVVSVNAILLMLLLHLHKKFKMAAAIGLLSILIRQTNIIWVAFVSLELAFDVIERKNPKSITSQEYSSFTYLKKQWKKITEETSRGWVSFCKFIIEILVQLLPYATVCSVFLLFVIWNKGIVVGDRAAHVPTIHLPQLFYFSAFISCFLWPYTITHWKSYGNFLRTRWILHCCLLGFLTVVIHFNTLVHPYMLADNRHYIFYFWNRLMGRYASFKYLLIPVYSFTLYTMFHRINHLRFATQINYTFMISVVLIPQLLVEPRYFIIPYVLYRLLIQEPKKWQIIMETITALTVNFLQFYIFINKTFYWSNEPYPQRISW